From the genome of candidate division TA06 bacterium:
CAATGCCCTGTAAATATGATAATTTTTATGGTTAATGTCCATTGACTTCTCTCGCCACAGAGACACTGAGGCACAGAGGCACTTATTCTCTTCTGTAAGACTGGAAACGTCATTACGCGGCATGTCCCGAGCAGCCCTACATGCTTTGCATACGAAGGGAACGTCCGGATATACGACATGAGCCTGCACTGAGTTTTGCACCTTGAATTGCTATCGAAGTGAAGTAATCCGACTATAAGCAGGCTTTGGCAAAAGCCTTGATGATTTATAGCCACGCCAACGGCGAGGCTCCGCATTCTGCGGGGCCATGGGCGATATCGTTTACGGTATCGCGGGGTGATAGCGGCGGGGAGCAAGTTCTGCCCGGAGTGCGGGGAAAAACTTAGTTAGGCTACCACGCCACAAAGCATGCACTGAGCGGTGCCGAAGTGACAAAGGCAAAGGGTTTCAAATCGCGGACCATACTGGTAACGGTCATTGCGAGGTGACATCCATGCCGGGCAAGCGAAGTAATCCGACTTATAAGCGGGCTTTGGCAAAAGCCTTGATGATTTATAGCCACGCCAACGGCGAGGCTCCGCATTCTGCGGGGCCATGGGCGATATCGTTTACGGTATCGCTAATATGCGGAGAGTAACTTTAAACAATTTCACACAAAAGCTTACACAATAGAAAAGAAAAGTGACCCGAAAATAAAAAAATATTTTTTATTCATATTACTTGTTTTAAGCACTTCACAATATTTATTAGCACAATCGGCTAACCAGCCAAAGCCAGCAAAATACACCACTTTAAATGGCAAATTAAACTTTACATTATTTGTTCGTTTGTAGGCATCTCATTTACAGCGCTTTTCATAACAGTATTGGTTAATGTGGTCCTTAGTCAGAAATAAATTGCTAATAGACCCTATACCTTTATCGCCAGCACCGCACCACAATCAATCAACGACCCAAAGAGCATAGGCAAACACTCAAATATCTCCACAATAATACATTGTATTAGGTATATCATGCGACATATTCCATATTTCAAGGGAGTTATTCCATATAGCGGGGTGATTATTTAACATAGCGAGCGAGATATTTCATATAGTGAGTGAATTATCTTATAAAGTAAGGGAGTTTATTCATATATCGTGGGCAAAAAATAATATAGCGAGGGAATTATTCCACATAGCAAGGTAGATATTTCATTTATCATGGGAAAATTCTCATTTATTCATTGATAAATGACGCTTTTTATGCAATAATTTACGATTATCAATGAACAATTAACTGTTATCAGGGGTCATGTTACCATGCTATCCTTCAATTTTGCCAAGATCTTCGCCGCCCGGGGCATAGTCAAACCCGTCCCCTACCTTATAGAGCAGGGCCTTTCCCCCAACTACGCCACCAAGATCGCCCACTCCCGCTTCGTCCGGCTGGACCTGCCCCACCTGGAACGGCTCTGCATCATCCTCAACTGCACCCCCAACGATCTGCTGGAATGGACCCCCAGCGCCAAAAACAAGGCCAACCCCGATCATCCATTATATTCCCTCAAACGCGAAGAGGAAAAGATGATCAAGCTGGCCCAGGTCATCAACTCCCTGCCGATAGAAAGCCTGGACGAGGTTCAGCAGGCGGTGGAGAGCATCAAAGAAAAGACCAAGGCTTCCCGCTAAATACGCGAAAGTACGCGAAATTTATTTCTCTGGTTTACAATATGGGATAGGCTGAACCTCTTACGTTCCGCCGTTGGGCGGGGCTTCGGCAGTTAAAACCCTGTCACTAATATTCATCGAGTCTAATGTAGTCTGCTAAAGCAGCCTGGGCATAGGCTTTGATAAAAGCCTTGATGACATACGGCGATACTATCAAGATATTCCCCGAAAAACCACAAACAAACAACAATAATTGAGTTTAAGACTCGCCTTCTTCTCCCCTCGCCTGATTTATCAGGAGAGGGGTCGGGCCTGCACTGAGCAGGGCCGAAGTGGGTGAGGTCCCCCCTATGCACAAGTACCTCTCCATGGCCAGCCTCCTGGCCATCTCGCTATTGGCTCTGAACCTCGGCACCGTCAGCAGCCCGTACCAGTCGCCCTATTTCTCGGTGAATAAGGCCGAATACTTCCGTTACGAAATGGTGTTCCTGAACTATAAGCCGGATTATTCACAGAACATAAATCCCGATTCTTCCGCCGTCAGCGTAAAATTCTTTTTTGCCGACACCGCGATCACCAGCCCCGGCGACTGCCGGGAGATAACCCTGCGCTACGATCAGAACCAAAGATCCTGGCGGGGAACCTGGCCCCTGCCCTGGAACCCGCCTCTGGGCGGCTACAAGGCCGTATTATCTGTTTCCACCAAACAATCCAAGGTTGACTCTACTACTTTACTACAGACCTACGCTAATACTGAAAAAAACTCTGACTCCACTACTCTACTACCGTCCTACGTTACTACTCTACTACTTTCCGACTCTACTACTTTCCTCGTAAAGTCCCGCACCCCCAAATCAATCCCGGCCGGGTTCTGCGTGATGACTATCGAGAGCTCCCGCGACGTCTCCCGCACCGCCCTGCGCTCGCCCTATAACGCCACCAGGAAATGGCAAAACTTCGGGGACTGGGCCAAGTTCCTGGGGGCCGACGCCGTCTGGTTCTCGCTGGGCTGGACAATTGAAGGCCATCCCGGAATAAACGACCAGAACCCCTGGGTTAAGGATAATTTCAAGGCCCTGCCCCGCCTGGCCGAAGAGGCTCATAAGCAGGGACTGCAGTTCGGCGGCTATGTCGGCAGCTATCTTTTGTGGGGCCCGCCCTTGAAGAAACTGAAATACGAGTATTCAATTGAGACCAGCCAGGACGCGGTATTCCGCAACCATCATGTGAACCTGGACGACGCCAAGCGCCGGGACGACATCGTCAAGGCGCTGAAGATACTGGAGCAGGAGCCCAATGTGGATTTCATCGGGCTGGATTA
Proteins encoded in this window:
- a CDS encoding helix-turn-helix transcriptional regulator, with translation MLSFNFAKIFAARGIVKPVPYLIEQGLSPNYATKIAHSRFVRLDLPHLERLCIILNCTPNDLLEWTPSAKNKANPDHPLYSLKREEEKMIKLAQVINSLPIESLDEVQQAVESIKEKTKASR